The nucleotide window aacctatttaaattggttatccaattccgaaccaaatcctcaaagatcttAACTGGACACGAAATCTCAAAAAGACCCAaaaacgaacccgaacgcccacccctagtcactattatatatatcctatatgtttcatcataggttacaaaatatgtgttatcatataattaatcatattttatacgtaccatcaaataagttttcttataattaataatattttatacgtacaatcatataattaatcacatatattatattttaaaatttaatgtgaaatattaaaaccataattttagttggtgtttgaaattgggctttgtattgtatttttattatatatattgaaaatatttttataatagttattgaaaaatatgttagtaaaaaaacaaattttgaatatatgtatatttttgaatgaatttttgatataaatcaattttaaattattattttgatttgaatatatatatcaaagtaacatagacccattactttttaatataatgtaatgtacTTCCAAATTTTTAGtagcataagcccattatttttttttctaacttactgttatccatgttttcaaacagtactattttttaactattatccatattgccaaacaatctcaatgtgtacttcaactttaataatatagataattatatttaactaaatccaaccaaatatataaaatttaataccaGCTGCATCAACGTTTAAAAAGTTGATATACGATTATGCATTGGGCTCAATCTTTAGTTGTCACCCAGATCTTACCTCAAAAGGAATCGTAGGATTTAAATAACAGCACAAGCTGATCTTCTCTACGACTCTACCTCAAGATAAGTCccaatatccaaaatataatagTGATCCAAATCTCTCTCTTGTAAAAGTTCAGTTTTCTTTGCCAAAATAATGGACTTTTATTTGCGTTCTTGTAACAAAACGGGTCCAATAGTACTTATTACCCAATCCCACATCGCTAATGGCTGAAGGCGAGGATGTGTATATATGAGGTATATGTCGTCTAATGGAATGTCAACTGATGGTGAGAGAGAGGTTCATGATTCTTGATATGGTGAAGTGTCTAAATAGGTCTTTAGACTGAAGATTAACTCTGTAAAGGGAGTTATGAGCCAACCTTACTCATTGTCGGTTGACTTTTTAAATTACTCTTAACAAgttttgtatgtttttatatagatttttgataaatataacCAACGACATCTCATATAATCATCACACTATACCTACAATAGATATGGTGGCGATCACTTCTCCGATGATAAAGAAGCACCATAGCTTCAACCTATGCAAAGAATTTCATAAAAATGTAACAGTTGAAGAAACGAGAACCAGCGTGTGGAGAAGCctcttttaaaatctaaaaacaattCAAGGCGCAGATGGTCGTCCCTTTCTTATGAATGTGGTCTCTTCTTTTATAGCATAAAGATTATATCTAAGACAGTAACCAATGTGGTTTCTTCACTCCACCACGTTGCAAATGAAGAAGGTAAGCTCTTTAGCTGCTGCCACACAGCACCACATTATTGTCTTTGTCTAGCACACTTTGTTTGCATATGTTTGTAATGTTTCGTATTCTTTAGCTTTTGGTTGATGCTTTTCATTCATTCGGTCAAATTGAAGATATAAAggaaaataactattttaacaGAACTAAtgacattgaaaaaaaaaaggaatgaaagATATGCAAGCAAGTAATAAAAGTAAAGCTAGTTAGTTGATTTGCACTAAACTAGGAACATAAGAGCACACAAGTGGGCAGCAATACGGATTTTCTCGCATAGGAACATGGCGATACGCAGCATCTCCAAGATCCAAATTATCCAAATATCCATTCTCTCCAGTGATGCAAACTGAATGGTAAGAGCGCGTCTTGGCCATTTTCTCCGCTCGGTATATATAGAAAACCACAGCGATTTTCATCTCCTCGTCAATAAAGAAGCTGGCGCCAGAGCAAAGGCCAAACTGAAAACCACGGTCGAGTGGTTGCATGTCAATGTTTAAAAAGGGGGTCCATGACACTGCATCCGGCTCAATATTGGTTGTCACCCAAATCTCTACCTCAGGACAAACCATGCGCTGATATAATACCACGAGTTTCTCGTCTCTAAGAGTAGACAGAGTCCCGATATCCTCATTATAGTGCAGAAACGGCAAAGGTAGAAACGGTCCGAATCCCTCTCTTGTGAAATCAAAACATAGTAATAAATTATGAGGCTCGTCTATCTCTACCTCTCCTACTACATCCTCGTCTACTAATGTTTTTTCTTTAGCCACAAAATAAGTATTTCCTTTTAAAGAAGCACCTCGTTGACGAGACCATATATCATCATCCGGAATGATATCAAGAATCCTCCATGAATTAGagctaaaatcatagatttcaTACCGGTTAACATCAAAAACTCTCAAGATTTTGTGGTTACGGTTTTTGTGGTCGTATCCGAAAGCATATTTGTCTGATGACTCAAATCTGTGGTAATTATTAATGGGTTGGATCCATCTGGTTTGTCCTAAATATGGGTTCCAAACCACGAGGCTCCTAATCTTGTCTTCCTTGGTGACGCATAACAACAAACCGTCGCAGTGGATGATATTACATATCTCAGCTTGATTAAATAAATTACCTATCTCATTTATAGATGAACCCACACCATGGAGACTGAATCTCATTGAACAAATCCTGTACTCCTTCACCATGAATCCAATAAACTGATGCGTTATGTCTGTTTTACATAAAACCCTATCTTTGGATAAAACATTCCACAATTTACAAGTAGATCGCACCGCTCTTAGACAGGTTATAGGAACCTTAGAGAGTATTTCCTCTACCAAATCCCTCGAAAGATCTGAAATCATCGTCATTGTTAAGGTTTCTAGATTTCACGCTTGCCCATTcttctctttttatatttatgttcacACAAACAcgttgttttcctttttttatctttcattAAAAAATGGAATGTATCCGCCTTTTCCTTTTCCACATTAATTTCACCATAATAGATTTtttgtcatctcatttattaatcaagaccaACAAGACAATGAAAATAGAAAACTAGGTCCACATTGATAAGCCCATACTTAACAATAATACAAATTGAGGCTCAAAAGGGCCCagacttaaaaaaaactaaagcgGAAGAGGAAGGAAAAGAGATGACGTTGCCGATCTGCAGGAGCCACGTGTGTGAACGAAAATCATGGTAGAGACACTCGGCAGAAGAGCACACTGCACCGCCATGATAGTTTACTCCAGCAATTTATTTGACAAATAATTCCTGATAAAATACCAGATGGTCCCACCAACAGTTTCTAATTTCGGTTTAGTTTTCGGTTTGTTCGGTTCAGTTAATTGGGTTTTGATAAGACTCCAAATACTAATAAGTTTGGCTCGGGCttaatttggttcggtttaatttAGTTCTGTAATGGATGGTCACACCAACAGTCTCTAATTTCGGTTTAATTTCGGGTTTGTTCGGTTCAGTTAATTTGGTATTGATAAGACTCCAAATACTAATAAGTTTGGCTCGGGTTTAATTTGATTCAGTTTAATTTAGTTCTGTAATGGATGATTCCACCAACAGTCTCTAATTTCGGTTTAATTCCGGTTTGTTCGGTTCAGTTAATTGGGTTTTGATACGATTCCAAATACTACTAAGTTTGGCTCGAACTTAATttggttcgatttaatttagtTCTGTAATAATTTGGTTCCAGTTcgatcccaaaaaaaaaatactatagtTATAAGAACTTAGAATACGAGAAATAAATTCTCTTGTCAAACCAAATATCTATAGCTGAATCTGGTTAACTCTCTGCAACTTGAAGAACCTTTGACACTTTAAGATTCTAGCCTGGAGATATCTCTCTCAAATATTTATCAATCAACTTCCCCATTCATTTAGAGCTTATCACCAAATCCACAAAGTAAAACCCCcaggaaaggaaaaaaaaaacagtgagaCAAATAGAGGATTACAGTTATCCAATCATCCCAGCTATTATCATTTGATCGTAGAAAAGATATACAAGTTTCTCTGAATATAGACAAGATAAGAAAGTTTGGTAAGACATAAAAGTCTTTCAAGTTTTCGAATATAGACAAATGTGCAAGTTTTGTAGAACATAGAAGCCAAAACTGATTCAGGTGAGCCTGCGGTAGTGCACCACAGCCAACTCATCACCAAAGCTGAATCaaacaaaaagcaaaaaaaagttAGTGTTTTTAACTTAACATAATTTAATAGGTAACTTTGAAAGTTAGCACTTACTTTTTGGAATCCCTATGCACTCTTCTCACATAATTGTCTTCTAGCAATCCAGTGGACTCCGTCACATTTACGCTACATCCATCATTTCCcgaaagcttcttcttctttcccaGCCTGTTGTTTCCACCTCTCTTCGTCTTACTTCCACCCACGTCATTCCACCtcctaaacaaacaaacaatcaaactatattaatatattaacacTTTACACCTTAATTTTTCCACTCCCCTCATATTTAAATGTTGATTAAGTTACTTACCAATGATCGTAGAACTTCTTCTCTCTGAAAATGAACAGTCCAATGGAATCTATGGGAGGCTTTTCCACAGACTCGGTTAAGTTTTTACTCTCAGCTTGTTTCAGTATTTTGCAAATCTCCTCAGCAGAAAGCCAGCTAGTCTTTGATTTAACAATCAAAGCACCAACCTCCTCTAAAAACCACCGACATAAGAATATATATCAAGAGATAACGAaccaattatatatacataagtcaaactaaaaacatatatgCAGCTAGATGTTACTAAAACAGAAAAGACACACAAAATCTAAACTAAGTGATTCAGACAACAAATCAATGAACGCCATATACAATTAAACTCATGGTTTGAACTGATagacacaatatatgagaagcAGTGTATAATAATGAAACAAGAAAACAGGAGTTGCAGAAACATAAGATACTCTCAGTACTTGTGTGAAAATGATACAAAATGTTCAGTCGGATCAAAGGCCTATGGCATCACTGAGATAGCCAAAGCTCAAGCTCATTTGTAAGTGATTCAGGCAACAGATCAGTGAACGCCATATAGTGACAAAAGAAGCCAGATACAAACCACATTCAGGTTTAGTTATTGACTGAACAATGGAATGAAACAAGATACCTTCAACAAGCTACTTTACCAAACTGTTCCTTGTATCTTACACAAGTGCTCTACACACTGAGAAATGGAAACGTACAGAACCTAACATCTACACAATTGAGACAAACAAGATAAGCTCATTTATCTTCCACAGCTGATTTACACATCATGACTGAACAATGGAAACGTACAGAACCTAATATCTAAAACATTGAAACAAACAAGATAAGCTCATTGATAATGGCTTTTTCCAGCAGCAACAGAGCAGTAAGAGATTCGAGCCTTAATTTTGATAAGTGTTTCCCGAGGGAACATGAGAACATAACCACAAAAACATGAGAACATGCAGTGCGCATCTCATATACAAAGCACAAAATCGAAACGAATGCAAGTGATTCAGGCAACAGGTCAATGAACACCATATATTGACTAAACTCATGCATGGTTTGAACTGATGGACACGAGTACAATATATATCAAGCAATGAAACATAAAAACAGGAGTTGCAGAGACATAAGATACTCTCAGGACTTGTGTGGAAATGATATGAAATGTTCGCCCGGATCAAAGGCCTATGGCATCATTAAGATAGCCAAATCTCAAGCTCATTCGTAAGTGTTTCTCACTAGGAAGCCATTATCAATGGCTTTTCCAGCAGCAAAGAGCAGTAAGAGATTAAGCCTTGATTTTTGATAAGTGTTTCCCGAGGGTTTTCACATCCGATCATAACCACAAAAACATGAGTGCGCATCTCCTATAcaaaacacaaaatttaaaCGAATGTAAGTGATTCAGGCAACAGTTCAATTAACGCTATATATTGACTAAACTCATGGTTTGAACTGATAGACACAAGTTCTGCATATATAAAAGCAGTGTACAAAAACATAACATACTGTGCGCATCTAAATGAATGTAAGTGATTCAGGCTACAGATCAATGAACGCCACATATATCTAAACTCATGGTTCGAACTGATAGACAATATGTGCAAAGCAGTGTACAATAACGAAACAATGAACAAAAATTGCAGAGACACTAGCAAGATACTCGCAGGACTTGTGTGAAAATGATACAAAATGTTACCCCCGGATCAAAGGCCTATGGCATCACTATGATAGCCAAAGCTCAAGCTCATTCGCAAGTGTTTCTCACCAAAAAAGCCACTGATAATGACTTTTACAGCAGCAAACAGAGCAGTAAGAGATTCTAGCCTTGATAAGTGTTTCCCGAGGGTTTTCATTCCGATCATAACCACAAGAACATGAGAGCATACAGGGCGCATCTCATACACAAAACACAATCCGTTTTTCATATCGAACGTGAAGCGATGATCAGATCAGCGAAGGCAATGACATACATACGATCGAtcaaaaatcatgaaaatacaTATGATCAGATCAACGAAGGCAATAACTTACTTAATATACGATTGATTGCTCTCTCAAATTCCACACAGATCGTGATTGAACAATGGATACGTACATAACCTAACATGTAAGCAACAAACAGCTCCTCGTATCTTCAAGGATTGATCTCATCAAGTTCCACACGCAGAGAAGCTAACATTCAACAAGAAATTACTTAATCGGAAACCAACGAGATCTCAATTACGTAATCGAAACAAACAAGATAGCAATTACTAATCAGAacgatagaagaagaagaagaagaagaagaagaagcagcttACCATCATCTCCATGTTTCTCCTGGAGATTGCAGTAACCAGGTAGTCTCTTGCTTggtaatatattaaatttaagcTTTTAAATTAATAGAAGTTTTCTTCCATATTTACTAAAGATAACACTTCATTTAATCTGTCTCATCAAAAATGTAACGATGAAAGATGTATTCATTTTTGGTAATATAAAGACTTAGATCCatttagattttgagatttcACGGCTAGAGATTTAAGTCTCAGTtggatatttatagattttatttcagatttaaataaaaatgttagttggtatttattttttttttgaattttgatctACTTATTTATGTTatacaaataattatatatgtgtCTTTACTTTTAttcattgttttcatatataatcTGGATCCGTGGTTGAATCAATAACCTGATAAGCGGTATATTATCcagtttaaattaaataaaaatctgtaattaaaaacttaataacTCTCGGTGAAAAAACTGGCATTAATCTTTGATCCCACACTGGTTGAC belongs to Brassica napus cultivar Da-Ae unplaced genomic scaffold, Da-Ae ScsIHWf_1826;HRSCAF=2462, whole genome shotgun sequence and includes:
- the LOC111215548 gene encoding putative F-box protein At3g20030 codes for the protein MTMISDLSRDLVEEILSKVPITCLRAVRSTCKLWNVLSKDRVLCKTDITHQFIGFMVKEYRICSMRFSLHGVGSSINEIGNLFNQAEICNIIHCDGLLLCVTKEDKIRSLVVWNPYLGQTRWIQPINNYHRFESSDKYAFGYDHKNRNHKILRVFDVNRYEIYDFSSNSWRILDIIPDDDIWSRQRGASLKGNTYFVAKEKTLVDEDVVGEVEIDEPHNLLLCFDFTREGFGPFLPLPFLHYNEDIGTLSTLRDEKLVVLYQRMVCPEVEIWVTTNIEPDAVSWTPFLNIDMQPLDRGFQFGLCSGASFFIDEEMKIAVVFYIYRAEKMAKTRSYHSVCITGENGYLDNLDLGDAAYRHVPMRENPYCCPLVCSYVPSLVQIN